Proteins encoded together in one Hymenobacter monticola window:
- the cphA gene encoding cyanophycin synthetase, with the protein MKIIDIRTMRGPSYWSVKHTKLIVTKVDLEEFAGTWSNGVADFPAKFMELFPKIGQPQPGGISGRQSPKHAPLDEDQLNDGEPLGHVIQHVALELQRMAGMPVYWGKSYPARDEGVEFVVFAYQEERAGRRAAEAAVEIVEALCKQEPVNLKPIIDELHEIREDEFIGPSTYSIVAEAASRNIPYIALKNSNIIQLGYGVNQKRIWATTTSFTSHAGVEVAGNKNRTKAMLNDAGVPVPRGTTVYSENGLRDAIDELGFPIVTKPLDGNHGKGATIRIMNWEDAAAGLKAAQEYSRAVIVEQFIEGFDFRLLVVNGKLIAAAKRTPAAVTGDGSSSIQQLIDKVNEDPRRGIGHEKVLTSIKADKHTLDILAGKDLTLESVLPAGETLYLKSTANISTGGTASDVTDQMHPYNVLLAERVAGIVGLDICGIDLMATDIAVPLNESRGAVIEVNAAPGFRMHIAPADGLPRNVAAPVVDMLFPPGSTARIPIIAITGTNGKTTTTRLIAHMVASKGYKVGFTTTDGIYIQGVQLQKGDCTGGQSAEFVLKDPTVNYAVLETARGGMLRSGLGFHTCDIAVVTNVAADHLGLRDIHTVEEMAAVKGVLPRTVRKNGWAVLNADDDLVYAMARTVDCRVALFSMRDDNPRIQEHVEAGGVAAVYEEGYVTIYRNSYKLRIDRAAEFPVTLGGRAGFNIENSLAAALAGYLAGFDKDEIKTALRTFIPSATKTPGRMNIYKFPDFEVVVDYAHNTAGISKFAEFMEATPATRKIGIVSGLGDRRDEDTLGFARIAGRIFDEVILRQDRDLRGKSAEFLRDIMERGLRLDKPDLKITYIENEPEAIDHLLQHTPQGGVGVIFTENISATLAKLDEFEKTSAAG; encoded by the coding sequence ATGAAGATTATTGACATTCGCACCATGCGCGGGCCCAGCTACTGGTCCGTGAAACACACCAAGCTCATCGTTACGAAAGTGGATTTGGAGGAATTTGCGGGCACGTGGTCCAACGGCGTCGCAGATTTTCCGGCCAAGTTCATGGAGCTGTTTCCGAAGATTGGGCAGCCGCAGCCGGGCGGCATCAGCGGGCGGCAGTCGCCCAAGCACGCCCCGCTCGATGAGGACCAGCTCAACGACGGCGAGCCGCTGGGCCACGTCATCCAGCACGTGGCGCTGGAACTGCAGCGCATGGCGGGCATGCCCGTGTATTGGGGCAAGAGCTACCCGGCGCGCGACGAAGGGGTGGAGTTTGTGGTGTTTGCCTATCAGGAGGAGCGGGCCGGCCGCCGCGCCGCCGAGGCCGCCGTGGAAATTGTGGAAGCCCTGTGCAAGCAGGAGCCGGTGAACCTTAAGCCCATCATCGACGAGCTGCACGAAATCCGGGAGGACGAGTTCATTGGGCCGAGCACTTACAGCATCGTGGCCGAAGCCGCGTCGCGCAACATTCCTTACATCGCGCTTAAGAACAGCAACATCATTCAGCTGGGCTACGGCGTAAACCAGAAGCGCATCTGGGCCACCACCACCAGCTTCACCTCGCACGCCGGGGTGGAAGTGGCCGGCAATAAGAACCGCACCAAGGCCATGCTCAACGATGCGGGCGTGCCCGTGCCGCGCGGCACCACGGTGTATTCGGAAAACGGCCTGCGCGACGCCATCGACGAGCTGGGCTTCCCCATCGTGACCAAGCCGCTCGACGGCAACCACGGCAAGGGCGCCACCATCCGCATCATGAACTGGGAAGATGCCGCCGCCGGCCTCAAGGCCGCACAGGAATACTCGCGCGCCGTGATTGTGGAGCAATTCATCGAAGGTTTCGATTTCCGCCTGCTGGTGGTGAACGGCAAGCTGATTGCGGCCGCCAAGCGCACGCCCGCTGCCGTGACCGGCGACGGCAGCAGCAGCATTCAGCAGCTCATCGATAAGGTGAATGAGGACCCGCGCCGCGGCATCGGCCACGAAAAGGTGCTCACCTCCATCAAAGCCGACAAGCATACGCTCGACATTCTGGCCGGCAAGGATTTGACGCTGGAATCGGTGCTGCCGGCTGGCGAGACGCTTTATTTGAAGAGCACGGCCAACATCAGCACCGGCGGCACGGCCTCCGACGTGACCGACCAGATGCACCCCTACAACGTGCTGCTGGCCGAGCGCGTGGCCGGCATTGTGGGCCTTGACATCTGCGGCATCGACCTGATGGCCACCGACATTGCCGTGCCGCTCAACGAGAGCCGCGGCGCCGTGATTGAGGTGAACGCCGCGCCCGGCTTCCGCATGCACATTGCGCCGGCCGACGGCCTGCCGCGCAACGTAGCCGCCCCGGTGGTCGACATGCTGTTTCCGCCCGGCAGCACGGCCCGCATTCCGATTATCGCCATCACGGGCACCAACGGCAAAACCACCACTACGCGCCTGATTGCGCACATGGTGGCCAGCAAGGGCTACAAGGTGGGCTTCACGACCACCGACGGCATCTACATCCAAGGCGTGCAGCTGCAAAAGGGCGACTGCACCGGCGGCCAAAGCGCCGAGTTTGTGCTCAAGGACCCCACTGTGAACTACGCTGTGCTCGAAACCGCGCGCGGCGGTATGCTGCGCTCGGGCCTGGGCTTCCACACCTGCGACATTGCGGTGGTGACCAACGTAGCCGCCGACCACCTGGGCTTGCGCGACATTCACACGGTGGAGGAAATGGCCGCCGTGAAGGGCGTGCTGCCCCGCACGGTGCGCAAAAACGGCTGGGCCGTGCTCAACGCCGACGACGACCTGGTGTACGCCATGGCCCGCACCGTGGACTGCCGGGTGGCCCTGTTCAGCATGCGCGACGACAACCCGCGCATTCAGGAGCACGTGGAGGCCGGCGGCGTGGCGGCCGTGTACGAGGAAGGCTACGTCACGATTTACCGCAACAGCTACAAGCTACGCATCGACCGGGCCGCCGAGTTTCCGGTGACGCTGGGCGGGCGCGCGGGCTTCAACATCGAGAATAGCCTGGCGGCCGCGCTGGCCGGCTACCTGGCCGGGTTCGACAAGGACGAAATCAAAACGGCGCTGCGCACGTTTATCCCCTCGGCCACCAAAACGCCGGGCCGCATGAACATCTACAAATTCCCGGATTTTGAAGTCGTGGTGGACTACGCCCACAACACGGCCGGCATCAGCAAATTTGCCGAGTTCATGGAAGCCACGCCGGCCACGCGCAAAATCGGCATCGTGTCGGGCCTGGGCGACAGGCGCGACGAAGACACGCTGGGCTTCGCCCGCATCGCCGGCCGCATCTTCGACGAGGTGATTCTGCGCCAGGACCGGGACCTGCGCGGCAAGTCGGCCGAGTTCCTGCGCGACATCATGGAGCGCGGCCTGCGCCTCGACAAGCCGGATTTGAAAATCACCTACATCGAAAACGAGCCCGAGGCCATCGACCACCTGCTGCAGCACACGCCGCAGGGTGGGGTAGGGGTCATCTTCACCGAGAACATCAGCGCCACCCTGGCCAAGCTGGACGAGTTCGAGAAGACGAGCGCGGCGGGCTAA
- the rpsA gene encoding 30S ribosomal protein S1 — protein MATELVDDFDWDNVGATGFGGNYSSDQRAEMEKMYGDTLTTVQEEEVVKGTVVGITDRDVILNIGFKSDGLVAITEFRDLPDLKIGDEVEVFIEDQEDQNGQLILSRKKAKIKQAWKAIYDALELDTILEGVVKRRTKGGLIMELDGVEAFLPGSQIDVKPIRDFDIYVGRRMEVKVVKINSAFDNVVVSHKVLIEKDLEKQREAILNNLEKGQILEGNIKNMTNFGVFIDLGGVDGLLHITDISWGRIAHPSEVLTLDQKLNIVVLDFDEAKKRISLGLKQLTPHPWDSLPADLQPGSKVSGRIVNVADYGAFMEVVPGVEGLIHVSEMSWSQHLRNPQDFIKQGDTVEAQILTLDREDRKMSLGIKQLTEDPWTRGDFATTYAVGTKHSGTVRNLTNFGLFVELEEGVDGLVHVSDLSWTKKIKHPSEMVKVGDKLDVVVLELDLGARRLALGHKQLEENPWDTFQTVFTPGSVHKATITEKSERGAVLELPYGIEGFAYPKSLVKEDGSNAENGESLDFRVTEFSKDDRRIVLSHTAVFNKEAAAEDDSRNAKFKKKTNTKAGDTQGEGKISDLKKPEEKSTLGDLDALSALRDQMAGAERKAGEQKLAANAKAKQDADVPAAGDDNEQALEDSAAAE, from the coding sequence ATGGCAACTGAATTAGTTGACGATTTTGATTGGGACAACGTTGGAGCAACCGGCTTCGGCGGCAACTATTCTTCGGACCAGCGTGCTGAGATGGAGAAAATGTACGGCGACACCCTGACGACCGTACAGGAAGAAGAAGTGGTGAAAGGCACCGTGGTAGGCATCACCGACCGCGACGTCATCCTGAACATCGGCTTCAAATCCGACGGCCTCGTGGCCATTACCGAATTCCGCGACCTGCCCGACCTGAAAATCGGCGACGAGGTAGAGGTGTTCATCGAAGACCAGGAAGACCAGAACGGCCAGCTCATCCTGAGCCGCAAAAAGGCTAAAATCAAGCAGGCCTGGAAGGCTATTTACGATGCCCTTGAGTTGGATACCATCCTCGAAGGTGTGGTGAAGCGTCGCACCAAAGGCGGCCTCATCATGGAGCTCGACGGCGTGGAAGCCTTCCTGCCCGGCTCGCAAATCGACGTGAAGCCCATCCGCGACTTCGACATTTATGTTGGCCGTCGCATGGAAGTGAAAGTGGTGAAAATCAACTCCGCTTTCGACAACGTTGTGGTTTCGCACAAAGTACTCATCGAGAAAGACCTCGAGAAGCAGCGTGAGGCCATCCTGAACAACCTTGAGAAAGGTCAGATTCTGGAAGGCAACATCAAGAACATGACCAACTTCGGCGTGTTCATCGACCTCGGCGGTGTCGACGGTCTGCTGCACATCACGGACATCTCGTGGGGCCGCATCGCTCACCCGAGCGAAGTGCTGACCCTGGACCAGAAGCTGAATATCGTGGTGCTGGACTTCGACGAAGCCAAGAAGCGCATCAGCCTGGGCTTGAAGCAGCTGACGCCCCACCCGTGGGATTCGCTGCCGGCCGACCTGCAGCCGGGTTCGAAAGTATCGGGCCGCATCGTGAACGTGGCCGATTACGGCGCGTTCATGGAAGTGGTACCCGGTGTGGAAGGCCTCATCCACGTGTCGGAAATGAGCTGGAGCCAGCACCTGCGCAACCCGCAGGACTTCATCAAGCAGGGCGACACGGTAGAAGCGCAAATCCTGACGCTCGACCGCGAAGACCGCAAGATGAGCCTGGGCATCAAGCAACTGACCGAAGACCCGTGGACCCGTGGCGACTTCGCCACCACCTACGCCGTGGGCACCAAGCACAGCGGCACCGTGCGTAACCTGACCAACTTCGGCCTGTTCGTAGAACTGGAAGAGGGCGTGGACGGCCTCGTGCACGTGTCGGACCTGAGCTGGACCAAGAAAATCAAACACCCCTCCGAAATGGTGAAGGTGGGCGATAAGCTCGACGTAGTGGTGCTGGAACTGGACCTGGGCGCCCGTCGCCTGGCCCTGGGCCACAAGCAGCTGGAAGAAAACCCCTGGGATACCTTCCAGACGGTGTTCACCCCCGGCTCGGTACACAAGGCTACCATCACCGAGAAGTCGGAGCGTGGCGCAGTACTCGAATTGCCTTACGGCATCGAGGGCTTCGCTTACCCCAAGTCTTTGGTGAAAGAAGATGGCTCGAACGCCGAGAACGGTGAGTCGCTCGACTTCCGCGTAACGGAGTTCTCGAAGGACGACCGCCGCATTGTGCTCTCGCACACGGCCGTGTTTAACAAGGAAGCCGCCGCTGAGGACGACAGCCGCAACGCCAAGTTCAAGAAGAAAACCAACACCAAGGCTGGCGACACCCAGGGTGAAGGCAAAATCAGCGACCTGAAGAAGCCGGAAGAGAAGTCGACCCTCGGCGACCTCGACGCCCTGAGCGCCCTGCGCGACCAGATGGCCGGTGCTGAGCGCAAAGCCGGTGAGCAGAAGCTCGCCGCCAATGCCAAAGCCAAGCAGGACGCCGACGTTCCCGCCGCCGGTGACGACAACGAGCAAGCACTGGAAGACAGCGCTGCCGCTGAGTAA
- a CDS encoding alpha/beta fold hydrolase produces MAYIKAGNDTAGNPVNIFYEDWGQGAPVVLIHGWPLDHTMWEHQAIGLAKAGLRVIAYDRRGFGRSSRPWTGYDYDTLAADLNALLEELDLNQVTLVGFSMGGGEIARYIGTYGDARVARVAFVSAVTPFMLKTDNNPEGVPQKVFDEMADGMKKDRFDFLQTFAKSFYGVGMISHPVSQAVLDWNFTVASLAAPNATRDCAVAFSSTDFRADVQGIKVPTLVIHGDADATVPFEASGERTAKMIPGAELKVYKGAPHGLFFTDKDQLTTDLLSFVGR; encoded by the coding sequence ATGGCCTATATCAAAGCAGGCAACGACACGGCCGGGAACCCGGTCAATATTTTCTACGAAGACTGGGGGCAGGGCGCCCCGGTGGTGCTCATCCACGGCTGGCCGCTCGACCACACCATGTGGGAGCACCAGGCCATTGGGCTGGCCAAGGCCGGCCTGCGCGTCATCGCCTACGACCGCCGCGGGTTCGGCCGCTCCTCCCGCCCCTGGACGGGTTACGACTACGACACCCTGGCCGCCGACCTCAACGCCTTGCTAGAGGAGTTAGATTTGAACCAAGTGACGCTGGTGGGCTTCTCGATGGGCGGCGGCGAAATAGCCCGCTACATCGGTACCTACGGCGACGCGCGCGTGGCCCGCGTGGCCTTCGTGAGCGCTGTGACGCCGTTTATGCTCAAGACCGACAATAACCCGGAGGGTGTGCCCCAAAAGGTATTCGACGAAATGGCCGACGGCATGAAAAAGGACCGGTTTGACTTCCTGCAAACCTTCGCCAAGAGCTTCTATGGCGTGGGCATGATTAGCCACCCCGTGAGCCAGGCCGTGCTGGACTGGAACTTCACAGTGGCCTCGCTGGCGGCGCCGAATGCCACGCGTGATTGCGCAGTAGCTTTCTCAAGCACCGACTTTCGGGCTGACGTGCAAGGCATCAAGGTGCCCACGCTGGTGATTCACGGCGACGCAGATGCCACGGTGCCCTTTGAGGCCAGCGGCGAACGCACGGCCAAGATGATTCCCGGCGCGGAACTGAAGGTGTACAAGGGTGCGCCGCACGGCTTGTTCTTTACCGACAAGGACCAGCTGACGACGGACTTGTTGTCGTTTGTAGGACGCTAG
- a CDS encoding fatty acid desaturase family protein encodes MALPRFAATRSFHTELKTRINHYFEESGQRMTGDSKLIFKGVLLVSLMVGLYVHLVFFTPLWGWALLECALLGCVIAAIGFNVMHDGAHGSFSRYAWVNKLAAYTLGVLGGSPYMWNSKHNLIHHTYTNIEGHDDDINIQPWMRMTPDQPKHALHRYQHFYFWALYCMLYTSWIFAMDYQKYFSRQIGAIGLKPMNTGEHVSFWGFKVLNLLLYVALPIYMVGFLPWLAGFMLSTAVAGLVLSMVFQLAHTVEDAAFPVPCSVTHKLEDEWAIHQVRTTANFATDNKVVSWLVGGLNFQIEHHLFPKISHVHYPAISKIVQQVCSEFDITYNNYARTRTAVMSHVMFLRQMGRAA; translated from the coding sequence ATGGCACTTCCCCGCTTCGCCGCCACCCGCTCGTTTCACACCGAGCTCAAAACCCGCATAAATCACTATTTCGAGGAATCGGGGCAGCGAATGACTGGGGATTCCAAGCTCATTTTCAAGGGCGTGCTGCTCGTGAGTCTGATGGTTGGCCTCTACGTGCACTTGGTGTTTTTTACGCCGCTGTGGGGCTGGGCCCTGCTGGAATGCGCCCTGCTCGGCTGTGTCATCGCTGCCATCGGCTTCAATGTGATGCACGACGGCGCGCACGGCAGCTTTTCGCGCTATGCCTGGGTGAACAAGCTGGCGGCCTACACGCTGGGCGTGCTTGGCGGCAGCCCCTACATGTGGAACTCCAAGCACAACCTCATCCACCACACCTACACCAACATTGAGGGCCACGACGACGACATCAACATCCAGCCCTGGATGCGCATGACGCCCGACCAGCCCAAGCATGCGCTGCACCGCTACCAGCACTTCTATTTCTGGGCGCTCTACTGCATGCTCTACACGTCCTGGATTTTCGCCATGGACTACCAGAAGTATTTCTCCCGCCAAATTGGCGCCATTGGCCTCAAGCCCATGAACACCGGCGAGCACGTCAGCTTTTGGGGCTTCAAAGTGCTGAACCTCTTGCTGTACGTGGCCCTGCCCATCTACATGGTGGGTTTCCTGCCCTGGCTCGCCGGCTTCATGCTGAGCACCGCCGTAGCCGGCCTCGTGCTGAGCATGGTGTTTCAACTGGCGCACACCGTGGAGGATGCCGCTTTCCCCGTACCCTGCTCCGTCACCCACAAGCTGGAAGACGAGTGGGCTATCCACCAAGTACGCACCACGGCCAACTTTGCCACTGATAACAAAGTGGTAAGCTGGCTGGTCGGTGGCCTCAATTTCCAGATTGAGCACCACCTGTTCCCGAAAATTTCGCACGTGCACTATCCCGCCATCAGCAAGATTGTGCAGCAGGTATGTTCCGAGTTTGACATCACCTATAACAACTACGCCCGCACCCGCACCGCTGTGATGTCGCACGTGATGTTCCTGCGCCAGATGGGCCGCGCTGCATAG
- a CDS encoding HNH endonuclease, which yields MDQKVLVLNGDYTAITLCSVQKAFVLLFLDKAEMVAKSDGSLRTISQAYPKPSIIRLQRYVRVPYKGIALSRHNIFKRDHFECQYCGSTKNLTLDHVMPRSRGGESSWTNLLTACARCNHAKGHHTPNEAGMTIRQQPKKPTLAGFLKLSAGTIDQNWHAYLN from the coding sequence ATGGACCAAAAAGTATTAGTGCTGAATGGCGACTATACCGCCATCACCCTGTGCAGCGTGCAAAAGGCGTTTGTGCTCCTCTTTCTCGATAAAGCCGAGATGGTGGCCAAATCCGACGGCTCGCTCCGCACCATTTCGCAAGCCTACCCCAAGCCGAGCATCATCCGCTTGCAGCGCTACGTGCGGGTACCCTACAAGGGCATTGCCCTAAGCCGCCACAACATCTTCAAGCGCGACCATTTCGAGTGCCAGTACTGCGGCTCGACTAAAAATCTGACGCTCGACCACGTCATGCCCCGCTCCCGCGGCGGCGAATCGTCGTGGACCAACCTGCTCACGGCCTGTGCCCGCTGCAACCACGCCAAGGGCCACCACACGCCCAATGAAGCGGGTATGACCATCCGGCAGCAGCCCAAAAAGCCGACGTTGGCGGGCTTTCTTAAGCTCTCGGCCGGCACCATCGACCAGAATTGGCACGCCTATCTGAATTAA
- a CDS encoding C40 family peptidase: MNPGICALSAVPVRAEPNDRAELVTQLLFGECYQILVTEGNWLQVQLAADDYVGWMDIKQHTSVTPEYLAAWKAQDHPRALDVVQAVSDATTKIPLTLGCRLPFFDGMNVRIGERTYFYNGTATNPTAAPDPARQAALLRKMALVYLKAPYVWGGKSVFGLDCSGLCQQLYGLVGIQLPRDARQQIDHGRTIDFVTQARPGDLAFFDNAEGRIVHVGMVLDEGQILHAHGEVRLDPLDHNGIFNRDRQKYSHKLRLIKRLLPE; the protein is encoded by the coding sequence TTGAATCCCGGCATCTGCGCCCTGAGCGCCGTCCCCGTTCGCGCCGAGCCCAACGACCGGGCCGAACTCGTAACCCAGCTGTTGTTTGGCGAATGCTACCAGATTCTCGTCACCGAAGGAAACTGGTTGCAAGTGCAACTCGCCGCCGATGACTACGTGGGCTGGATGGACATCAAGCAGCACACGTCCGTGACGCCGGAGTACCTGGCGGCCTGGAAAGCCCAGGACCACCCCCGCGCCCTCGACGTGGTGCAGGCCGTTAGCGACGCCACCACCAAAATCCCGCTCACCCTGGGCTGCCGCCTGCCGTTTTTCGATGGCATGAACGTGCGCATCGGCGAGCGTACCTACTTCTACAACGGCACCGCCACCAACCCCACCGCCGCGCCCGACCCGGCCCGCCAGGCCGCCCTGCTGCGCAAAATGGCCCTCGTATACCTGAAAGCGCCCTACGTGTGGGGCGGCAAAAGTGTGTTCGGCCTCGACTGCTCCGGCCTGTGCCAGCAGCTCTACGGCCTGGTGGGCATCCAGCTCCCGCGCGACGCCCGCCAGCAGATTGACCACGGCCGAACCATCGATTTCGTGACCCAGGCCCGCCCCGGCGACCTCGCCTTCTTCGACAACGCCGAGGGCCGCATTGTGCACGTGGGCATGGTGCTGGATGAAGGCCAGATTTTGCACGCCCACGGCGAAGTCCGCCTCGACCCCCTCGACCACAACGGCATCTTCAACCGCGACCGGCAGAAGTATTCGCACAAGCTGCGCTTGATAAAGCGCCTCCTGCCGGAGTAG
- the smpB gene encoding SsrA-binding protein SmpB — protein MAKKDDKPAIINIKNRRASHEYTFLAKYDAGVMLQGTEIKSIREGNVNLSDGYCTFDHKGDLWIHSIRIAPYSLGTYNNHDAMRARKLLLNKRELKQLAGKSTDQGLTIIPLRLFVTDRGFAKIEIALAQGKKLFDKRNDLKEKAQKRDMERL, from the coding sequence ATGGCCAAGAAAGACGATAAACCCGCCATCATCAACATCAAAAACCGCCGCGCCAGCCACGAATACACGTTTCTGGCCAAGTACGACGCGGGCGTGATGCTGCAAGGCACCGAGATAAAAAGCATCCGCGAAGGCAACGTGAACCTGAGCGACGGCTACTGCACCTTCGACCACAAAGGCGATTTGTGGATTCACAGCATTCGCATCGCGCCTTATTCCTTAGGTACTTACAATAACCACGACGCCATGCGCGCCCGCAAGCTCCTGCTCAATAAGCGCGAGCTGAAGCAGTTGGCCGGCAAAAGCACCGACCAGGGCCTTACCATCATTCCGCTGCGCCTATTCGTGACGGACCGTGGCTTTGCGAAAATCGAAATCGCCCTCGCCCAGGGCAAAAAGCTCTTCGACAAGCGCAACGACCTCAAGGAAAAAGCCCAAAAGCGCGACATGGAAAGGCTGTAA
- the tsaD gene encoding tRNA (adenosine(37)-N6)-threonylcarbamoyltransferase complex transferase subunit TsaD: protein MSTPAHPIILAIESSCDDTGAAVLAGGQLLSNVVATQKVHEQYGGVVPELASRAHQQHLLPVVTAALKEAGLTKADLDAVAVTQGPGLLGSLLVGGMFAKTLALALDKPLLAVNHMRAHILAHFLRDPKPEFPFLCLTVSGGHTQLVVVKSAMEMDVIGQTIDDAAGEAFDKTAKLLGLPYPGGPHLDKLARQGNPERFAFPVGAMPGYDFSFSGLKTAVLYFLKKEIAANPDFVQENLADLCASIQHTIVATLLRQLRRAAADTGLTQVALAGGVAANSGLRTALEAEAAEQGWQVFIPEFQFCTDNAAMVAMTAHFQYEAGDFADQLTSPNPRLKLT, encoded by the coding sequence ATGTCCACGCCTGCCCATCCCATCATCCTCGCCATCGAATCTTCCTGCGACGACACCGGCGCGGCCGTGCTGGCCGGCGGCCAGCTGCTGAGCAACGTGGTGGCCACCCAGAAAGTCCACGAGCAGTACGGCGGCGTGGTGCCCGAGCTGGCCTCGCGCGCGCACCAGCAGCACCTGCTGCCTGTCGTCACGGCCGCCCTCAAGGAGGCTGGCCTTACCAAGGCCGACCTCGACGCCGTGGCCGTGACGCAGGGCCCCGGCTTGCTGGGTTCCTTATTAGTAGGAGGGATGTTTGCCAAGACGCTGGCGCTGGCGCTGGATAAGCCGCTGCTGGCTGTGAACCATATGCGGGCCCACATCCTGGCCCACTTCCTGCGCGACCCCAAGCCCGAATTTCCCTTTCTTTGCCTCACCGTGAGCGGCGGCCACACGCAGCTGGTGGTGGTGAAGTCGGCCATGGAAATGGACGTCATCGGCCAAACCATCGACGATGCCGCCGGCGAGGCCTTTGACAAAACCGCCAAGCTGCTCGGCCTGCCCTATCCCGGCGGCCCGCACCTCGATAAGTTGGCTCGCCAGGGCAACCCCGAGCGGTTTGCCTTTCCTGTGGGCGCCATGCCGGGCTACGATTTCTCCTTCAGCGGCCTGAAAACGGCGGTGCTTTACTTCCTGAAAAAGGAAATCGCCGCCAATCCTGATTTCGTGCAGGAGAACCTGGCCGACCTCTGCGCCAGCATTCAGCACACCATTGTGGCCACGCTGCTGCGCCAACTGCGCCGCGCCGCCGCCGACACCGGCCTCACGCAAGTGGCCCTGGCCGGCGGCGTAGCCGCCAACTCTGGCCTGCGCACCGCCCTAGAGGCCGAAGCCGCCGAGCAAGGCTGGCAGGTGTTCATCCCGGAATTTCAGTTTTGCACCGACAACGCCGCCATGGTGGCCATGACGGCGCATTTTCAGTACGAAGCCGGCGACTTTGCCGACCAGCTTACCAGCCCCAACCCGCGCCTGAAGCTGACGTAG